One window of the Streptomyces asoensis genome contains the following:
- a CDS encoding NAD(P)H-binding protein, with amino-acid sequence MATDSVEAMNDDVMSDETILVTGATGKTGRRVARLLQERGVTVRAVSRSGTQSFDWADRSTWEPALEGVTGVYLVVPDLGSPRAAEDIAAFAGQAAATGARRAVLLSVPEGGLDEEHVLAAERALEHAGLDWTVLRPRWFFQNFSEDFLHDPVLSGEVRLPAGDGKEAFVDAEDIAEVAVAALTEAGHAGWHYELSGPRLMTFGEAVAEIARATGREIRYVSLTPETYGDEQRAQGVPEEWVQLSVNLYEYVRSGGLASLSDGVQRALGRAPRDFSEYADTATRQGAWNT; translated from the coding sequence ATGGCGACTGATTCAGTCGAGGCCATGAACGACGATGTCATGAGCGACGAGACGATCCTGGTGACAGGGGCCACGGGCAAGACCGGCCGCCGGGTGGCGCGGCTGCTCCAGGAGCGGGGCGTGACGGTCCGCGCGGTGTCCCGGTCCGGTACGCAGTCCTTCGACTGGGCGGACCGCTCCACCTGGGAGCCCGCGCTGGAGGGCGTGACGGGGGTGTACCTGGTGGTGCCCGACCTCGGCAGCCCGCGGGCCGCCGAGGACATCGCCGCCTTCGCCGGGCAGGCGGCGGCGACCGGCGCCCGTCGAGCGGTGCTGCTGTCCGTGCCCGAGGGCGGGCTGGACGAGGAGCACGTCCTCGCCGCGGAGCGGGCGCTCGAGCACGCGGGCCTGGACTGGACCGTGCTACGGCCGCGGTGGTTCTTCCAGAACTTCAGCGAGGACTTCCTCCACGACCCCGTCCTGAGCGGCGAGGTACGGCTGCCGGCCGGGGACGGCAAGGAGGCGTTCGTCGACGCCGAGGACATCGCCGAAGTGGCGGTCGCCGCCCTCACGGAAGCCGGGCACGCCGGGTGGCACTACGAGCTCAGCGGGCCCCGGCTGATGACCTTCGGGGAGGCGGTCGCGGAGATCGCCCGAGCCACCGGCCGCGAGATCCGTTACGTGTCGCTGACGCCGGAGACCTACGGGGACGAGCAGCGTGCGCAGGGTGTGCCCGAGGAGTGGGTGCAGTTGTCGGTCAACCTGTACGAGTACGTCCGCTCCGGCGGCCTCGCCTCGCTCAGCGACGGCGTCCAGCGGGCGCTGGGCCGTGCTCCCCGGGACTTCTCCGAGTACGCCGACACCGCCACCCGCCAGGGCGCCTGGAACACCTGA
- a CDS encoding GNAT family N-acetyltransferase, translated as MTEFRILGDNKEWQKDFEQRLRARYTAAGLSDAAAERKLENVRADVGTWTIAEITDAGTRVGYVAVVVADDDGALAGRIGDLRLDALHAGQGHEQAARDWAEGWCAEHGARRLGILLTEPAGELFNGYGVRGQLRMRRVSSPPEPLGGVTARPMTPTEYPEWLASEKAAYVGDIVRAGALSPEAAVRKSDRDFAKLIPEGLATPDNTFLVLETAGEQIGTGWLKHGNLPGVTYGYSLHIQEQHRGKGYGRAAMAAGERATLAAGDSALMFTVWGGNEVAMNLYTSAGYQVVEESRSIDLPRSAA; from the coding sequence GTGACAGAATTCAGGATCCTCGGTGACAACAAGGAATGGCAGAAAGACTTCGAGCAGCGGCTACGCGCTCGTTATACAGCGGCCGGACTCAGCGACGCCGCGGCGGAACGCAAGCTCGAAAATGTACGCGCCGATGTCGGCACCTGGACCATCGCCGAGATCACGGACGCCGGGACCCGAGTGGGATACGTCGCCGTGGTCGTGGCTGACGACGACGGCGCGCTCGCGGGCCGTATCGGCGACCTCCGGTTAGACGCGCTCCACGCTGGCCAGGGGCACGAGCAAGCCGCCCGAGACTGGGCTGAGGGATGGTGTGCGGAGCACGGCGCACGTCGGCTGGGCATACTCCTCACCGAGCCCGCCGGCGAGTTGTTCAACGGTTACGGCGTCCGTGGTCAGCTCAGGATGCGGCGCGTCAGTTCTCCGCCGGAACCACTCGGCGGCGTCACCGCACGGCCGATGACACCGACTGAATATCCCGAGTGGCTCGCCTCCGAGAAGGCCGCCTACGTCGGCGACATCGTCCGGGCGGGAGCTCTGAGCCCCGAGGCGGCCGTCCGCAAGTCCGATCGCGACTTCGCGAAACTGATTCCCGAGGGCCTGGCGACGCCCGACAACACGTTCTTGGTGCTCGAAACGGCTGGCGAGCAGATCGGCACCGGCTGGCTGAAGCACGGGAACCTACCAGGGGTCACCTACGGCTACTCACTGCACATCCAGGAACAGCACCGCGGCAAAGGGTACGGGCGGGCCGCGATGGCGGCCGGCGAACGGGCAACGCTCGCCGCCGGTGACTCGGCACTGATGTTCACCGTGTGGGGCGGCAATGAGGTGGCGATGAACCTTTACACGAGCGCTGGCTACCAAGTCGTAGAAGAAAGCCGTTCCATTGACCTCCCCCGCTCTGCGGCCTGA
- a CDS encoding IS5 family transposase (programmed frameshift): MGTSPWIVSDELWDRLEPLLPQRERRFRYPGRKPLPDRDVLCGILYVLHTGIQWEYLPQELGFGSGMTCWRRLRDWNEAGVWQRLHEVLLAELNAASRLDWSRCVVDSSHVRALKGGSNTGPSPVDRGRAGSKHHLITDGHGTPLAVLLTGGNRNDVTQLLPLLDAIPPVRGRVGRPRRRPDSLFADRGYDHDIYRDQVRARGIVPAIARRGTLHGTGLGTYRWVVERSFAWLHGFRRLRIRWERRADIHEAFLKLACCLITHRQLSSLC; the protein is encoded by the exons GTGGGGACGTCGCCGTGGATTGTGTCGGATGAGCTGTGGGATCGCCTGGAGCCGCTGTTACCGCAGCGTGAGCGGCGCTTTCGGTATCCCGGCCGCAAGCCGTTGCCGGACCGGGACGTGCTGTGCGGGATCTTGTATGTGCTGCATACCGGGATCCAGTGGGAGTACTTGCCGCAGGAGCTCGGTTTCGGCTCGGGCATGACGTGCTGGCGGCGGCTGCGGGACTGGAACGAGGCCGGCGTGTGGCAGCGGCTGCACGAGGTCCTGCTGGCCGAGCTGAATGCGGCTTCCCGGTTGGACTGGTCGAGGTGCGTGGTCGACTCCTCCCACGTCAGGGCGTTAAAAGGGGGATCCA ACACGGGCCCCTCGCCGGTCGACCGGGGCCGGGCCGGCTCGAAACACCATCTGATCACCGACGGGCACGGCACCCCGCTTGCGGTCCTGCTGACCGGGGGCAACCGCAACGACGTCACGCAGTTGCTGCCGCTGCTCGACGCGATCCCGCCGGTCCGCGGCCGGGTCGGACGTCCCCGCCGCAGGCCGGACTCGCTGTTCGCCGACCGAGGCTACGACCACGACATCTACCGCGACCAGGTCCGCGCCCGCGGCATCGTGCCCGCGATCGCCCGCCGCGGCACCCTGCACGGCACAGGACTGGGCACCTACCGCTGGGTCGTGGAGAGGAGCTTTGCGTGGCTGCACGGCTTCCGACGTCTGCGGATCCGATGGGAACGGCGAGCCGACATCCACGAAGCATTCCTCAAACTCGCCTGCTGCCTCATCACCCACCGACAACTCAGCTCATTGTGTTAG
- a CDS encoding NPCBM/NEW2 domain-containing protein, with amino-acid sequence MTESEPSASTESEFTDPAAQGQYLTDLDTLTSSGGVDAGAADINGRGFARSVTLSANAAGPVSFAEYNLGRQWRTFSATVGLRDDSPTGGSLTFEVVVDGSKKYGKGIPLGESQEVKVDVTHALRMKLIITYAGQEAGSYYYGSWGDAKLK; translated from the coding sequence GTGACTGAAAGTGAACCCTCGGCGTCAACCGAGTCGGAGTTCACTGACCCGGCCGCACAGGGGCAATACCTCACAGATCTGGATACGTTGACTTCTTCAGGCGGAGTGGATGCCGGCGCAGCAGATATAAACGGAAGAGGGTTCGCCCGAAGTGTTACGCTCAGCGCCAATGCTGCTGGTCCTGTGAGCTTTGCCGAATACAACCTTGGTCGCCAGTGGCGGACTTTCTCGGCCACAGTGGGGCTACGGGACGATTCCCCGACGGGAGGAAGTCTGACTTTCGAGGTAGTGGTGGACGGATCAAAAAAATATGGGAAGGGGATTCCCCTCGGAGAATCGCAGGAGGTCAAAGTTGACGTCACTCACGCATTGCGGATGAAGCTCATCATCACCTACGCAGGTCAGGAAGCCGGAAGTTACTATTATGGCTCGTGGGGGGACGCCAAGCTGAAGTAG
- a CDS encoding helix-turn-helix transcriptional regulator, which yields MARETRTKAAELLKVRQVLDELGGISRRTFYRWRELRLAPACIRLPNGELRVRRDVFNDWLEERAEGAAS from the coding sequence ATGGCGCGTGAGACCCGTACGAAGGCGGCCGAGCTGCTCAAGGTGCGGCAGGTCCTCGACGAACTGGGCGGCATCTCCCGGCGCACCTTCTACCGCTGGCGGGAACTGCGTCTCGCGCCGGCCTGCATCCGGTTGCCGAACGGTGAGCTGCGGGTCCGGCGGGACGTGTTCAACGACTGGTTGGAGGAGCGGGCGGAGGGGGCGGCGTCGTGA
- a CDS encoding HsdM family class I SAM-dependent methyltransferase, which produces MKLIENTEARRVEALSVLDPRTQAALGQFFTPAPAADLIASMPRLETLSHTVRVLDPGAGVGSLTAALVTRLHEDRPELDVHVVAVETDPQVMPYLRATLEECRATYGTTFDLVQGDYLTDDDAFIDGPFDLVVANPPYGKLAAGSLHRTVIAQHLVDASNIYTAFWARATATLAPGGQISIIVPRSWANGTYHRAFRQWMLDRTSLDVLHVFESRNTVFADTGVLQENVIVVGTRGDQQPQVVLSASIAHDDAPLRRTVPFDAVVLPGDRERFVRFDDSAVVPPAVSFTLADLGLGVSTGKVVDFRNREYLTEDLSADSVVPMVYQANVRGGEIEWPQRPAKKPQGFSPTTEAASKLLLPEGHYVVIKRFSAKEEKRRVVAGVWKHDGPVALDNKTNYLHEKKGPIDPQLAHGLMLWLNSSMLDAIFRTFSGHTQVNAGDVKTLPFPSRDDLVRLAQNAPEWLPEQAKLDALVADLFPAVVGSAE; this is translated from the coding sequence GTGAAACTGATCGAGAACACTGAGGCACGACGGGTGGAAGCGCTCAGTGTCCTTGACCCCCGGACTCAGGCCGCCCTGGGGCAGTTTTTTACCCCTGCACCAGCCGCCGACCTGATCGCCTCGATGCCTCGCCTAGAGACGCTGAGCCATACTGTGCGCGTTCTGGATCCCGGTGCCGGGGTCGGCTCGCTGACCGCCGCACTGGTGACCCGACTGCACGAAGATCGCCCTGAGCTGGACGTTCACGTCGTTGCTGTGGAGACTGACCCGCAGGTCATGCCGTACCTTCGGGCCACGCTCGAGGAATGCAGGGCAACCTACGGCACCACGTTCGACCTCGTGCAAGGCGACTACCTCACCGACGACGACGCATTCATCGACGGGCCGTTCGACCTCGTCGTCGCTAACCCGCCCTATGGAAAGCTCGCCGCAGGCAGCCTGCACCGTACGGTCATTGCGCAGCACCTGGTCGATGCCAGCAACATCTACACGGCCTTCTGGGCCAGGGCCACAGCCACCCTCGCGCCTGGGGGCCAGATCTCGATCATCGTGCCCCGCTCCTGGGCCAATGGCACCTACCACCGCGCCTTTCGTCAGTGGATGCTCGACCGCACCAGCCTCGACGTCCTCCACGTTTTCGAGAGCCGCAACACGGTCTTCGCCGACACCGGCGTCCTCCAGGAAAACGTCATCGTGGTTGGCACACGGGGCGACCAGCAACCACAGGTCGTCCTGTCGGCGTCGATTGCGCACGACGACGCCCCGCTGCGCCGCACCGTCCCGTTCGATGCCGTGGTCCTGCCCGGGGACCGCGAGCGGTTCGTCCGCTTCGATGACTCCGCGGTCGTGCCGCCGGCCGTCTCATTCACCTTGGCCGACCTGGGCTTGGGCGTCAGCACGGGCAAGGTCGTCGACTTCCGCAATCGCGAATACTTGACCGAAGACCTCAGTGCCGACAGTGTCGTGCCGATGGTCTACCAGGCGAATGTGCGCGGCGGAGAGATCGAGTGGCCACAGCGCCCCGCGAAGAAGCCGCAAGGCTTCTCCCCCACCACCGAGGCCGCCAGCAAACTACTCCTGCCCGAGGGGCACTACGTTGTCATCAAACGCTTCTCCGCGAAGGAGGAGAAGCGGCGCGTGGTCGCGGGCGTCTGGAAGCACGATGGCCCGGTTGCCCTGGATAATAAGACCAACTACCTGCACGAGAAGAAGGGGCCTATCGACCCTCAGCTCGCGCACGGGCTGATGCTCTGGCTGAACTCCTCGATGCTCGACGCGATCTTCCGCACCTTCTCCGGGCACACCCAGGTCAACGCCGGGGACGTCAAGACGCTCCCCTTCCCCTCCCGTGACGACCTGGTGCGCTTGGCGCAGAACGCGCCGGAATGGCTCCCGGAGCAGGCGAAGCTCGACGCTCTCGTAGCTGACTTGTTCCCAGCTGTCGTAGGCTCAGCAGAGTGA
- a CDS encoding BsuBI/PstI family type II restriction endonuclease, with translation MISPLRASVDNASALLQAFGFDKVRSNDRSALTVLVLLGLEPGEPWDVATNPRLGVTEVMGIIADKWGKGYAPNSRETFRKQTLHQFVDAGFAEHNSDAPEGRAVNSSKNNYRIAPAALSVVRLFGTPGFQDALDAWIAEAPTQQAAYKATREMQMLPVTLPDGSPFRLSPGGQNPLIRDMVEEFCPRFAPGGQVLYLGDAKDHRYDIRKDDVLARLGLTFDEHGKNPDLVVYDERRGWLFLMEAVTSHGPIDFGRREHLKTLFATDKAGLVFVNCFPDRATMRKWLADLAWETEAWVADAPDHLIHLNGSRFLGPYE, from the coding sequence GTGATCAGCCCTTTACGAGCATCCGTCGACAACGCTAGCGCCCTCCTGCAAGCCTTCGGCTTCGACAAGGTTCGCTCCAATGACAGGTCCGCCCTGACAGTCCTTGTGCTGCTCGGCCTGGAGCCCGGCGAGCCGTGGGACGTGGCAACCAATCCGCGCCTCGGCGTCACGGAAGTCATGGGCATCATTGCGGACAAGTGGGGCAAGGGGTACGCCCCGAACTCGCGCGAGACGTTCCGCAAGCAGACGCTCCACCAGTTCGTCGACGCGGGGTTCGCTGAGCACAACTCCGATGCTCCCGAAGGGCGCGCGGTCAACTCCTCAAAGAACAATTACCGGATCGCTCCGGCTGCTCTGTCCGTAGTGCGTCTCTTCGGCACCCCGGGGTTCCAGGACGCCCTCGACGCCTGGATAGCCGAAGCTCCTACCCAGCAGGCCGCTTACAAGGCCACTCGCGAGATGCAGATGCTCCCGGTCACGCTGCCCGATGGTTCTCCGTTCCGCCTCTCTCCTGGTGGCCAGAACCCCCTGATCCGGGACATGGTCGAGGAGTTTTGCCCTCGCTTCGCTCCCGGCGGGCAGGTGCTTTACCTGGGGGATGCCAAGGATCACCGCTACGACATCCGTAAAGACGACGTTCTCGCACGCCTCGGACTGACCTTCGACGAACACGGCAAGAACCCGGACCTCGTGGTCTACGACGAGCGGCGCGGTTGGCTTTTCCTGATGGAAGCCGTCACTTCTCACGGACCCATCGACTTCGGACGGCGTGAGCACCTGAAGACCCTCTTCGCAACGGACAAGGCAGGGCTGGTGTTCGTGAACTGCTTCCCGGACCGCGCCACGATGCGCAAGTGGCTGGCCGACCTCGCATGGGAGACCGAAGCCTGGGTGGCTGACGCGCCTGACCACCTGATCCACCTGAACGGCTCACGGTTCCTCGGCCCCTATGAGTAG
- a CDS encoding metallophosphoesterase family protein, whose protein sequence is MGYRFELRDANIVAYLSRWLTEEPPRLTGEDVQRFLGSLQNAESNLISADPSWIYRVSQTAMESRERYGLELQAGPYQPLDGATVEHALSGLRDIFSEFDLCILPVGLDERNVRMYSWLRDAAYSSGSNAIVLMPSPIGDSESLQIFDPLPPIKAIADNPEIWPGVLFWAKGKGEAFVPAAHAEELFIQLSREFDHGVEALSAVMDKYNSTLDGVRSNQILHLSDLHFGTDEAQHHEAYFETWLGHILPAMDRVVITGDVFDSTREVDFWAFDRFYRALSNACPKDPILVPGNHDQRVYGLKFGKLGEDTRFLSRIAFHPGVLADDDLRCVFLLFNSSEGQDFARGEVSIDQRRRVATQLLTEYKRSPQIAEYSRIALVHHHPIPYSPQEARPIQKGLKGLFMGNEKYIEMRDSEEFLKWCAKRDVPLILHGHKHLPRHRLEGIFENGRFLREITAVGCGASLGKGTGRLAYNVVKWHPEAERWSAKFFSGPIDGSEFSEDFVTLYRGTLENRPG, encoded by the coding sequence ATGGGCTATCGGTTTGAACTGCGCGATGCGAACATCGTGGCGTACCTATCGCGGTGGCTGACAGAGGAGCCTCCCCGTCTAACGGGCGAGGATGTTCAGCGATTCCTCGGCAGCCTTCAGAATGCAGAGAGTAACCTTATATCCGCAGACCCGAGTTGGATTTATCGGGTTTCGCAAACTGCAATGGAGTCTCGCGAAAGGTACGGCTTGGAACTCCAGGCCGGACCTTATCAGCCCCTTGATGGAGCGACTGTCGAGCATGCCCTCTCAGGGTTGCGTGATATCTTCAGTGAATTCGATCTCTGCATACTGCCTGTGGGGTTGGATGAGCGAAATGTGCGAATGTATTCATGGCTCCGAGATGCTGCATACTCTTCCGGGAGTAACGCGATAGTCCTCATGCCGAGCCCGATCGGCGACTCCGAGAGTCTGCAGATATTTGACCCATTGCCGCCTATTAAGGCTATCGCCGACAATCCAGAGATCTGGCCCGGCGTTCTATTTTGGGCGAAAGGAAAGGGAGAGGCATTTGTCCCGGCAGCCCACGCCGAGGAACTTTTCATTCAGCTATCGCGCGAGTTTGATCACGGAGTAGAGGCCTTGTCAGCCGTAATGGATAAGTACAATTCCACCCTGGATGGGGTGCGCTCTAATCAAATCCTCCACCTGAGCGATCTTCACTTTGGCACAGATGAGGCTCAACACCATGAAGCATATTTCGAGACGTGGCTCGGTCATATTCTCCCCGCGATGGATCGCGTAGTGATCACAGGTGACGTATTTGACTCGACCAGAGAGGTTGATTTTTGGGCATTTGATCGCTTCTATAGGGCGCTTAGTAACGCGTGCCCTAAGGATCCAATCCTCGTGCCAGGCAATCACGACCAGCGTGTTTATGGCCTGAAGTTCGGCAAGTTGGGGGAGGACACGCGGTTCCTGTCGAGGATCGCCTTCCATCCAGGCGTGCTGGCAGATGACGATCTGCGCTGTGTGTTCCTGTTGTTTAACTCCTCTGAAGGGCAGGATTTCGCTAGAGGGGAAGTCTCAATTGATCAACGCCGCAGAGTGGCTACGCAGCTTTTGACCGAATATAAGAGAAGTCCGCAAATTGCGGAGTATTCAAGAATAGCGCTTGTCCACCACCATCCAATCCCGTACTCGCCGCAGGAGGCGCGCCCGATACAAAAGGGCTTGAAAGGGTTGTTTATGGGCAATGAGAAGTATATAGAAATGCGCGATTCTGAGGAATTTCTCAAATGGTGCGCGAAGCGAGATGTGCCTCTAATTCTTCATGGTCATAAGCACCTTCCGAGGCATCGACTAGAGGGTATATTCGAGAATGGGAGATTTCTACGAGAAATAACCGCAGTGGGCTGTGGCGCTTCCCTTGGAAAGGGTACTGGCCGCCTGGCTTACAATGTCGTTAAATGGCATCCGGAGGCTGAGCGATGGTCGGCCAAATTCTTCAGTGGGCCGATTGATGGTAGCGAATTCAGCGAGGACTTTGTAACGCTCTACCGGGGTACTCTCGAGAATCGTCCTGGTTGA